The following coding sequences are from one Malaciobacter pacificus window:
- a CDS encoding aldehyde dehydrogenase family protein: protein MSIIEVTSPFDGKVVGTVPFTTVEGVQAAIDTAYEKFLDVDNWIPKYKRIEILEKLMEIMSSQVEELTILCASEGGKPYMDSKVEIQRAINGVKIAIEQIGQIEGHEIAMGHTASSANRMAYTMKEPIGVVAAISAFNHPFNLAVHQVIPAIAVGCPVIIRPATQTPMSAVRLVELLKEAGLPDGWAQAVVCDRAGGELLVTSPKTAFFTFIGSGPVGWYLNSKSSPGTRSALEHGGVAPVIVEPDADFASMVPDLGKGGFYHAGQVCVSVQRIFAHESIADKLADELATYAKNLVVGDQLDPKTEVGPLINHDEVNRVEEWVNEAVQKGGKILTGGKRISDSCYEPTVIVNPSDDAIISQKEIFGPVVVVYSYKTLDEAITRANQLDVSFQAAVFTKNIDVALKAVKRLNATAVMVNDHTAFRVDWMPFGGAKTSGLGLGGIPDSMHEMQNQKMMVIKSPSL from the coding sequence ATGAGTATAATAGAAGTAACATCACCGTTTGATGGTAAAGTAGTTGGAACAGTTCCTTTTACAACAGTTGAGGGAGTTCAAGCAGCAATTGATACTGCATATGAGAAGTTTTTAGATGTAGATAACTGGATTCCTAAATATAAAAGAATAGAAATCTTAGAGAAATTAATGGAAATCATGTCTTCACAAGTAGAAGAATTAACAATTCTTTGTGCAAGTGAAGGTGGTAAACCTTATATGGACTCTAAAGTAGAAATTCAAAGAGCAATTAATGGTGTAAAAATTGCTATTGAGCAAATTGGTCAAATTGAAGGTCATGAAATTGCAATGGGTCATACAGCAAGTTCTGCAAATAGAATGGCATATACTATGAAAGAACCAATTGGTGTAGTAGCAGCAATTAGTGCATTTAATCACCCATTTAACTTAGCAGTTCACCAAGTAATTCCAGCAATTGCTGTTGGTTGTCCAGTAATTATAAGACCAGCAACTCAGACTCCAATGAGTGCAGTTAGATTAGTTGAGCTTTTAAAAGAAGCAGGTCTTCCTGATGGTTGGGCACAAGCTGTAGTTTGTGACAGAGCTGGAGGGGAGCTTTTAGTAACATCTCCTAAAACTGCATTCTTTACATTTATTGGTTCAGGACCAGTTGGTTGGTACTTAAATTCTAAATCAAGCCCAGGTACTAGAAGTGCATTAGAGCATGGTGGAGTAGCACCTGTTATTGTAGAGCCAGATGCAGATTTCGCTTCTATGGTTCCAGATTTAGGTAAAGGTGGTTTCTATCATGCAGGTCAAGTTTGTGTATCTGTTCAAAGAATTTTTGCTCATGAATCAATTGCTGATAAATTAGCAGATGAATTAGCAACTTATGCAAAAAATCTTGTAGTAGGTGATCAATTAGATCCTAAAACAGAAGTTGGACCACTAATTAACCATGATGAAGTAAATAGAGTAGAAGAGTGGGTAAATGAAGCTGTTCAAAAAGGTGGAAAAATTTTAACTGGTGGTAAGAGAATTTCTGATTCTTGTTATGAGCCAACAGTAATTGTTAATCCATCTGATGATGCAATTATTTCTCAAAAAGAGATTTTTGGACCAGTAGTTGTAGTATATTCATATAAAACATTAGATGAAGCAATAACAAGAGCTAATCAACTTGATGTATCTTTCCAAGCAGCAGTATTTACTAAAAATATTGATGTAGCATTAAAAGCAGTAAAAAGATTAAATGCAACAGCAGTAATGGTAAATGACCATACAGCATTTAGAGTAGATTGGATGCCATTTGGTGGTGCTAAAACTTCTGGACTTGGATTAGGTGGAATTCCTGATTCTATGCATGAAATGCAAAACCAAAAAATGATGGTTATTAAATCACCTTCTTTATAA
- a CDS encoding acetolactate synthase large subunit — MNASDLFVKALENEGVEYIFGIPGEENLDLLEALRKSKQIKLILTRHEQGAGFMAATYGRLTGKVGVCISTLGPGATNFATAAAYAQLGGMPMLMITGQKPIKKSKQGRFQIIDVVGMMKPMTKYAKVVVNGNNSPAMIREAFKIATTERPGAVHIEFPEDISAEEGCDDNIYPVKTFKYPRATKEAVLDAIKMIEKAKRPLLCIGAGANRTRIGNALTDFVNETGIPFFSTQMGKGVIDENHKLCLSTAALSKDDFIHCAIDRADLIINVGHDVIEKPPFFMENEEGATKVLHVNFFPSEVDDTYFPQMDLIGDIAGNIEQMTNAISKQEHWEFDYYLRVAEDVRTHLSKYFGDTRFPILPQKAVRTIRGILDDEDIVTLDNGVYKIWFARNYRCAKPNTLLLDNALATMGAGLPSAMAAKMVNPDKKVVAVCGDGGFMMNDQEMETAVRLGLDLTVIILNDNAYGMIKWKQAGMGFDNFGLDLGNPDFVKFAESFGAKGYRPTSCEEFEETLEKCVNSKGVHLIDLAVDYSLNHAILNDLLAKKECML; from the coding sequence ATGAATGCATCAGATTTATTTGTAAAAGCATTAGAAAATGAAGGTGTTGAATATATTTTTGGAATTCCAGGAGAAGAAAATCTAGATTTACTAGAAGCTCTTAGAAAATCAAAACAAATTAAATTAATTTTAACAAGACATGAGCAAGGTGCAGGTTTTATGGCTGCTACTTATGGAAGATTAACTGGAAAAGTTGGAGTATGTATTTCAACATTAGGGCCTGGTGCAACTAACTTTGCAACAGCAGCAGCTTATGCTCAACTTGGTGGTATGCCAATGCTTATGATTACGGGTCAAAAACCAATTAAGAAATCAAAGCAAGGTAGATTTCAAATTATTGATGTTGTTGGAATGATGAAGCCAATGACTAAATATGCAAAAGTTGTAGTAAATGGTAACAATTCACCAGCTATGATTAGAGAAGCATTTAAAATTGCAACAACTGAAAGACCAGGAGCAGTTCATATTGAGTTCCCTGAAGATATTTCAGCTGAAGAGGGATGTGATGATAATATCTATCCTGTAAAAACATTTAAATATCCAAGAGCTACTAAAGAAGCAGTTTTAGATGCAATTAAAATGATTGAAAAAGCAAAAAGACCATTATTATGTATTGGTGCAGGAGCTAATAGAACAAGAATTGGTAACGCTTTAACTGATTTTGTAAATGAAACTGGAATTCCATTTTTCTCTACACAAATGGGTAAAGGTGTAATTGATGAAAATCATAAGTTATGTTTATCAACAGCAGCATTATCAAAAGATGATTTTATTCACTGCGCAATTGATAGAGCAGACTTAATTATTAATGTAGGTCATGATGTTATTGAAAAGCCACCATTCTTTATGGAAAATGAAGAGGGAGCTACAAAAGTATTACACGTAAACTTCTTCCCATCTGAAGTTGATGATACATATTTCCCTCAAATGGATTTAATTGGTGATATCGCTGGAAATATTGAGCAAATGACAAATGCTATTTCTAAGCAAGAGCACTGGGAGTTTGATTACTATTTAAGAGTTGCAGAAGATGTAAGAACTCACCTTTCTAAATATTTTGGAGATACAAGATTCCCAATTTTACCTCAAAAAGCTGTTAGAACTATTAGAGGAATTTTAGATGATGAAGATATTGTAACATTAGATAATGGTGTTTATAAAATTTGGTTTGCAAGAAACTATAGATGTGCAAAACCTAATACTTTATTATTAGATAATGCACTTGCTACTATGGGTGCTGGACTTCCTTCAGCAATGGCAGCTAAAATGGTAAATCCAGATAAAAAAGTTGTTGCTGTTTGTGGTGATGGTGGATTTATGATGAATGACCAAGAGATGGAAACAGCGGTTAGATTAGGATTAGACCTAACAGTAATTATCTTAAATGACAACGCATACGGTATGATTAAATGGAAACAAGCTGGTATGGGATTTGATAACTTTGGACTTGATTTAGGAAATCCTGATTTTGTTAAGTTTGCTGAATCATTTGGAGCAAAAGGTTATAGACCAACTTCTTGTGAAGAGTTTGAAGAGACTTTAGAAAAATGTGTAAACTCAAAAGGTGTACATTTAATTGATTTAGCAGTTGATTATTCATTAAATCATGCTATTTTAAATGATTTATTAGCTAAAAAAGAGTGTATGCTTTAA
- a CDS encoding LemA family protein, translating to MKKTVFIIALAIILPLVYLIINNYNNIPKLDENVKEKWSQVQNQYKRRADLIPNLVATVKGYAEHEKSTFTEVTEARSKVSQINVNADTLNNPAMLQQFANAQSGLSSALSKLMLVVERYPDLKANENFKALQSQLEGTENRITIARKDFIEAVKQYNLELRTMPGKLVAAIVHPSAQIRETFKASVTEQEAPKVQF from the coding sequence ATGAAAAAAACTGTTTTTATCATTGCTTTAGCAATTATATTACCTTTGGTCTATTTAATCATTAACAATTACAATAACATTCCCAAGTTAGATGAAAATGTAAAAGAAAAATGGTCACAAGTTCAAAATCAGTATAAAAGAAGAGCTGATTTAATTCCAAATCTAGTTGCAACAGTTAAAGGTTATGCAGAACATGAAAAAAGTACTTTCACAGAAGTTACAGAAGCTAGAAGTAAAGTTTCTCAAATAAATGTTAATGCAGATACTTTGAATAACCCTGCAATGTTACAACAATTTGCAAATGCCCAAAGTGGTTTATCAAGTGCTTTATCAAAACTTATGTTGGTTGTTGAAAGATATCCTGATTTAAAAGCAAATGAAAACTTTAAAGCTTTACAATCACAACTTGAAGGAACAGAAAATAGAATTACAATAGCTAGAAAAGATTTTATTGAAGCAGTTAAACAATACAACTTAGAGTTAAGAACAATGCCAGGAAAACTTGTAGCAGCTATAGTTCATCCAAGTGCACAAATTAGAGAAACATTTAAAGCTAGTGTTACAGAACAAGAGGCTCCTAAGGTACAATTTTAA
- a CDS encoding TPM domain-containing protein has product MKIKQKDKELISKEIENLEKYSSAELVAVVTKRSSDYKYAISLINIFVLFSISFLLIFFTQKEASELLQIQLLIFVGISLFFEKFNNFVVKLLPKTYKYNKASKNAHKQFYNLGLNRTKTRQGIMFFVSYDEKYVEIIADKEISKKIDDEYWQVIVKEFIKDVKNNNLSNGYVKAIKSCSEILVKNFPIQTDDENELSNEVIELKP; this is encoded by the coding sequence ATGAAAATAAAACAAAAAGATAAAGAACTAATCTCAAAAGAGATTGAGAATCTTGAAAAATATAGTTCAGCAGAATTAGTAGCTGTTGTTACAAAAAGAAGTAGTGATTATAAATATGCAATTTCGTTAATAAATATATTTGTTCTATTTTCTATATCTTTTTTATTAATCTTCTTTACACAAAAAGAAGCTTCAGAGTTATTACAAATACAACTTTTAATATTTGTTGGAATTAGTCTATTTTTTGAAAAGTTTAATAATTTTGTAGTAAAGCTTCTACCTAAAACATACAAATATAATAAAGCTTCAAAAAATGCTCATAAACAGTTTTACAATCTTGGATTAAATAGAACCAAAACTCGACAAGGGATTATGTTTTTTGTTAGTTATGATGAAAAATATGTAGAAATCATAGCAGATAAAGAGATAAGTAAAAAGATTGATGATGAATATTGGCAAGTAATTGTAAAAGAATTTATAAAAGATGTAAAAAACAATAACTTATCAAATGGATATGTAAAAGCTATAAAAAGTTGTAGTGAAATTTTAGTAAAAAATTTTCCTATACAAACAGATGATGAAAATGAACTTTCAAATGAAGTAATTGAGCTAAAACCATGA
- a CDS encoding TPM domain-containing protein, producing MKKLILLTLLFLNFLNANITQYFPPLEGRIIDQAHLLSNSSQTKLTEILKNHEEETSNQIVVVILNTLNGYEIADYSYQLGRFWGIGQKSKDNGVLLVIAMDEKKLRIEVGYGLEGALTDKTSYEIINYTIKPNFKNNNYEKGIFKAVDEIIQAIKGEYTPKIKNDRKNMNFDSFFAFLYFGIIFVSMIASSISRKLKSQKLYKISKASILSSFFGFFTFAIASGFTSFYLYLAIAITILVFIFNYLTARDVNFDKLAKYDSNSSSNSGSWGGTTGGFGSGRFSSGGGFSGGGGGFGGGGASGGW from the coding sequence ATGAAAAAGTTAATACTATTAACTTTACTATTTTTAAACTTTTTAAATGCAAATATAACTCAATACTTTCCTCCATTAGAAGGAAGAATTATTGACCAAGCTCATCTTTTATCTAATAGTTCTCAAACTAAATTAACTGAAATTTTAAAGAATCATGAAGAAGAAACTTCAAACCAAATTGTGGTAGTAATCTTAAATACTTTAAATGGATATGAAATAGCTGATTATTCTTATCAGCTTGGTAGATTTTGGGGTATTGGTCAAAAAAGTAAAGATAATGGTGTTTTATTAGTAATTGCCATGGATGAAAAAAAACTAAGAATAGAAGTTGGTTATGGACTAGAAGGTGCGCTAACAGATAAAACTTCATATGAAATTATAAATTATACAATAAAACCAAACTTCAAAAACAATAACTATGAAAAAGGTATATTCAAAGCTGTTGATGAAATTATCCAAGCTATAAAAGGTGAATATACTCCAAAAATCAAAAACGATAGAAAAAATATGAATTTTGATTCTTTTTTTGCATTTTTATATTTTGGAATTATTTTTGTTTCTATGATAGCAAGTTCTATTTCAAGAAAATTAAAAAGCCAAAAACTTTATAAAATATCAAAAGCATCTATTCTTTCATCATTCTTTGGTTTCTTTACCTTTGCTATAGCTTCAGGGTTTACTTCATTTTACTTATATTTAGCTATTGCCATCACAATTTTAGTATTTATATTTAATTATTTAACTGCAAGAGATGTAAATTTTGATAAACTTGCAAAATATGACTCCAACTCTTCTTCAAATAGTGGAAGTTGGGGCGGAACAACAGGAGGCTTTGGCTCAGGAAGATTCAGCAGTGGTGGTGGATTTTCTGGTGGAGGCGGAGGCTTCGGTGGAGGAGGTGCCAGTGGTGGCTGGTAA
- a CDS encoding HAD family hydrolase, giving the protein MAGKKTIIFDLDGTLIDSLEDIAVCMNKVLEELNIPTHKIEDYKYFVGGGISVLVENALKGHSEDIKEEVTNRFKVIYDQKLHSKTKPYDGIYELLDELEKLNCNLAILSNKPHEFTIQYKDTLFKNYSFKEIHGQKKEVPKKPNPIAAINIAKSFDVPCEEIYFIGDTMVDMQTAKNAGMIAIGVLWGFRDEKELKENGADFLVNHPLDILDIIKK; this is encoded by the coding sequence GTGGCTGGTAAAAAAACAATTATATTTGATTTAGATGGTACACTTATAGATTCGCTTGAAGATATTGCTGTGTGTATGAACAAAGTTTTAGAAGAGTTAAATATTCCAACTCACAAAATAGAAGATTACAAATATTTTGTTGGTGGAGGAATTTCTGTTTTAGTTGAAAATGCTCTAAAGGGGCATAGTGAAGATATAAAAGAAGAAGTTACAAATAGATTTAAAGTAATCTATGATCAAAAACTTCACTCAAAAACAAAACCATATGATGGTATTTATGAATTACTAGATGAGTTAGAAAAACTTAATTGTAATTTAGCAATTTTATCAAATAAACCTCATGAATTCACTATTCAATATAAAGATACATTATTTAAAAATTATAGTTTTAAAGAGATTCATGGACAAAAAAAAGAAGTCCCTAAAAAACCTAATCCAATTGCAGCGATTAATATTGCAAAAAGCTTTGATGTTCCATGTGAAGAGATATATTTTATTGGAGATACAATGGTAGATATGCAAACAGCAAAAAATGCTGGTATGATTGCAATAGGAGTTTTATGGGGTTTTAGAGATGAAAAAGAATTAAAAGAAAATGGTGCAGATTTTTTAGTAAATCATCCCCTTGATATATTAGACATAATAAAGAAGTAA
- a CDS encoding DUF4405 domain-containing protein, translating into MSLKKITSLTMLLAVLVMSFTGILLFITPPGRVANWTNWQIFGMSKSLIADIHTTFMVLFIVATILHIFYNLKPIVSYMKNQAREFVLFTKEMIVAATLVVVFLIGTIYQVAPFSTFIDFGDGIKNSWEKQTSTAPYSHAELSSLEEFILKMDYQEEEIEGILQINNISYKLEQSLSQIAKNNDISPNKLFEILQKQKNSTKKHIPLTGMGKKSVEDVASTLGVPVEEFIQDLEVIGIKASKNDKFKEVAESIDSSPVDLLRAMGYEKNE; encoded by the coding sequence ATGAGTCTTAAAAAAATCACTTCATTAACTATGCTTTTAGCAGTTTTAGTAATGTCTTTTACTGGTATTTTACTATTTATCACTCCTCCAGGAAGAGTAGCAAACTGGACAAATTGGCAGATATTTGGAATGTCAAAGAGTCTAATTGCTGATATTCACACAACTTTCATGGTGCTATTTATAGTAGCAACTATTTTACATATTTTTTATAATTTAAAACCTATAGTTAGTTATATGAAAAACCAAGCTAGAGAGTTTGTATTATTTACAAAAGAGATGATAGTTGCAGCAACTTTAGTAGTTGTTTTTTTAATTGGAACTATTTATCAAGTAGCACCTTTTTCAACTTTTATTGACTTTGGAGATGGAATTAAAAACTCATGGGAAAAACAAACTTCTACTGCCCCGTACTCTCATGCAGAATTATCTTCACTTGAAGAGTTTATTTTAAAAATGGATTATCAAGAAGAGGAAATAGAAGGAATACTTCAAATAAACAACATATCATATAAGTTGGAACAATCATTATCTCAAATTGCGAAAAATAATGACATCAGCCCAAATAAACTATTTGAAATATTACAAAAACAAAAAAACTCAACAAAAAAACATATTCCATTAACTGGGATGGGCAAAAAATCTGTAGAAGATGTAGCCTCAACTTTAGGAGTTCCTGTAGAAGAGTTTATTCAAGATTTGGAAGTTATAGGAATTAAAGCATCAAAAAATGATAAGTTTAAAGAAGTTGCTGAATCTATTGATTCAAGTCCTGTGGATTTATTAAGAGCTATGGGTTATGAAAAAAATGAATAA
- a CDS encoding MarR family winged helix-turn-helix transcriptional regulator codes for MENKLLKSIGFNVNLTANLLNSSINQILHKYSIAIEQRVLLEIIKYEDQVNQTRIAQILRKDKTTISRTLKTLENKGYISKYSIDKRTNVINLTPLGEEILEQTEKEVKIFRDKISSKLSNQEIEQLFTTLDKVVYALSE; via the coding sequence ATGGAAAACAAATTACTTAAGTCTATAGGCTTTAATGTTAATCTTACTGCAAACTTACTTAATAGCTCAATTAATCAAATATTACATAAATATTCAATAGCCATAGAGCAAAGAGTTTTACTAGAAATAATAAAATATGAAGACCAAGTAAATCAAACTAGAATTGCACAAATACTAAGAAAAGATAAAACAACTATAAGTAGGACACTTAAAACACTAGAAAATAAAGGCTATATTTCTAAATATAGTATTGATAAAAGAACAAATGTAATTAACTTAACACCTTTAGGGGAAGAAATTTTAGAACAAACTGAAAAAGAAGTAAAAATTTTTAGGGATAAAATTTCTTCAAAATTATCAAATCAAGAAATAGAACAACTTTTTACAACCCTAGATAAAGTAGTCTATGCACTAAGCGAGTAA
- a CDS encoding multidrug effflux MFS transporter, which produces MKKSAGHIYLIILLAVLSSVAPMGIDTYIPSIPDIASALHVGIEKIELTLSIFLIGFSIGQIFGGPISDRYGRRKSSIAGLLGYSLFSLLIIISSNIYELWAYRFFEAFFGGIVVVNAAAAVRDRFHGEEAAKIFALIGTIRSLAPLIAPALGAFIIHFFSWEAVFIFLTVYSLIIALWVYKDLEESFTYVKQDVIKSFKSVLTHKKAIKAMLTLALGFSGFFIYISKSSFIFIEHFKISTDLFPFFFGFNFLILIAMIRVNIVMLRKYTQLQLIKFAITIQIISGALMIVNYEGSSLIITMALMASYMSMMAFIFGNCMALALEHFSKNAGVASSVVGVLQFGLGALISSIALSFHNNTFLPIGISITVISLVSFFIIRTYK; this is translated from the coding sequence ATGAAAAAATCTGCAGGGCACATATATTTAATTATTTTATTAGCTGTACTATCATCTGTTGCACCTATGGGAATTGATACTTATATCCCTTCAATTCCTGATATTGCTAGTGCACTACACGTTGGGATTGAAAAAATCGAACTAACTCTATCAATATTTTTAATAGGTTTTTCAATTGGACAAATTTTTGGTGGTCCAATTTCAGATAGATATGGAAGAAGAAAAAGTTCAATCGCTGGATTATTGGGATATTCATTATTTAGTTTATTAATTATTATTAGCTCAAATATTTATGAACTTTGGGCTTACAGATTCTTTGAAGCCTTCTTTGGTGGTATTGTTGTAGTAAATGCAGCTGCTGCTGTTAGAGACAGATTTCATGGAGAAGAAGCTGCAAAAATATTTGCACTTATAGGTACAATTAGAAGTTTAGCGCCACTTATAGCACCAGCTTTAGGGGCATTTATAATTCACTTTTTTTCATGGGAAGCGGTATTTATATTTTTAACAGTTTATTCGCTTATTATCGCCCTATGGGTTTACAAAGACTTAGAAGAAAGTTTTACATACGTAAAGCAAGATGTTATAAAATCATTTAAATCAGTATTAACACATAAAAAAGCTATTAAAGCTATGTTAACACTTGCTTTAGGGTTCTCTGGATTTTTTATATATATTTCAAAATCATCTTTTATATTCATAGAACACTTTAAAATTTCAACAGATTTATTCCCTTTCTTTTTTGGATTTAATTTTCTTATTCTTATTGCAATGATTAGAGTAAATATAGTAATGCTTAGAAAATATACTCAATTACAATTAATCAAATTTGCTATTACTATTCAGATAATATCAGGGGCTTTAATGATTGTAAATTATGAAGGAAGTTCACTTATTATAACTATGGCTTTAATGGCAAGTTATATGAGTATGATGGCATTTATTTTTGGTAATTGTATGGCATTAGCTTTAGAACACTTCTCTAAAAATGCAGGAGTTGCTTCTAGTGTAGTTGGTGTTTTACAATTTGGATTAGGTGCTTTGATATCATCAATTGCCCTAAGTTTTCACAATAATACTTTTTTACCTATTGGTATAAGCATTACTGTAATTTCTTTAGTTTCATTTTTTATTATTAGAACATACAAATAA
- a CDS encoding multidrug effflux MFS transporter encodes MRKTINHIYLIILLALLSSVAPIATDTYIPSIPDMADFFNVNIEKVELTLSIFLIGFAIGQIFGGPISDRIGRRKSSIIGLLGFAFFSFVMIFSTDVYHLWIFRFIEAFFGGLVIVNANAVLRDKFQGKEAAKVLSLMGTIGGLAPLLAPAIGAFIIHFFSWKAVFLFLTIYSLVIAFLIFKDLEESYTYVKQSIYESYKTVLSNKTAMKAMLTLALSFSGFFIFITKSSFILIDYYNVSTDHFPFFFGVNFILLIGMVRVNLWLLKKYEALTLAKVGIIIQIILGIIWILTANTDNIAITMILMAGYMSMLAFVLGNCMALALEHFKKNAGLASGVIGVLQFGLGSIVSSIVLLFNSTTLLPIGIAITIIPIISYFIIRTYK; translated from the coding sequence ATGAGAAAAACTATTAATCATATTTATTTAATTATTTTATTGGCATTACTAAGCTCAGTTGCACCAATTGCCACTGATACGTATATACCTTCAATTCCTGATATGGCAGATTTTTTTAATGTAAATATAGAAAAAGTTGAATTAACTTTATCAATCTTTTTAATTGGATTTGCAATTGGACAAATTTTTGGTGGTCCAATTTCAGATAGAATTGGAAGAAGAAAAAGTTCAATTATTGGACTTTTAGGTTTTGCATTTTTTAGTTTTGTAATGATTTTTAGTACAGATGTTTATCATCTTTGGATATTTAGATTTATTGAAGCTTTCTTTGGTGGATTAGTTATTGTAAATGCAAATGCAGTTTTAAGAGATAAATTCCAAGGGAAAGAAGCAGCAAAAGTTTTATCTTTAATGGGTACAATTGGTGGACTTGCACCATTACTTGCACCAGCTATTGGAGCATTTATTATTCACTTCTTTTCTTGGAAAGCAGTTTTTCTTTTTTTAACAATTTACTCTTTAGTCATTGCATTTTTAATATTTAAAGACCTTGAAGAGAGTTATACTTATGTAAAACAAAGTATTTATGAATCATACAAAACTGTTCTAAGTAATAAAACAGCTATGAAAGCAATGCTTACTTTAGCATTATCCTTTTCAGGATTTTTTATATTTATTACTAAATCATCCTTTATATTAATTGATTATTATAATGTTTCAACAGATCACTTCCCTTTCTTCTTTGGGGTAAACTTCATTTTATTAATTGGAATGGTAAGGGTAAATTTATGGCTTCTTAAAAAATATGAAGCCCTCACTTTAGCTAAAGTTGGAATAATAATTCAAATTATTCTAGGTATAATATGGATATTAACAGCTAATACAGATAATATCGCTATTACAATGATTTTAATGGCGGGATATATGAGTATGTTAGCTTTTGTATTAGGTAATTGTATGGCACTTGCATTAGAACATTTTAAAAAAAATGCAGGTTTAGCCTCAGGAGTAATTGGTGTATTACAGTTTGGCTTAGGTTCTATTGTTTCTTCAATAGTTCTACTATTTAATAGCACGACATTACTTCCAATAGGTATAGCAATTACAATAATACCCATTATTTCATATTTTATTATTAGAACATACAAATAG
- the nhaD gene encoding sodium:proton antiporter NhaD, giving the protein MERLDLTFTWIGIATLAIFVVGYYFIANEEKYHIDKSVPALFIGIFTFLLISVYYYINDLDIKMVHDEAEAVILEIAEIVFFLFVAMTYIESLIHMGVFDRLKHNLITKGYTYRKLFWVTGFLAFFISPIVDNLTTALILSTVLITIDKSNKEFLVPSAINIVVAANAGGAWSPFGDITTLMAWTAGKGNFIDFIFLFPSSILGYLITAFLLSRFVPNEKPNVNKDEKEPKMKEGAWMIIALGIITIICAVLSHQVLDFPAMWGMMFGLVLLKIYSFRLTKIFGEGHFNVFASMAKIENNTLLFFFGILAAVGALYFVGWLTLASVVYEPQYLGSTYANIGVGFLSAIVDNVPVMSAILKANPDMDLSNWMLVCLTAGIGGSLISFGSAAGVGVMGKLKGIYTFSSHMKYAWTILIGYFVSIGIWYVQFEILGFN; this is encoded by the coding sequence ATGGAGCGATTAGACTTAACGTTTACTTGGATTGGAATTGCAACTTTAGCAATTTTTGTTGTGGGATATTATTTTATTGCAAATGAAGAAAAATATCATATAGATAAATCTGTTCCAGCATTATTTATAGGTATTTTCACTTTTCTACTAATCTCAGTTTATTACTATATTAATGATTTAGATATAAAAATGGTGCATGATGAAGCTGAAGCTGTAATATTGGAAATAGCAGAGATAGTTTTCTTCTTATTTGTAGCTATGACATATATTGAATCATTAATTCACATGGGAGTATTTGATAGATTAAAACATAATCTAATAACTAAAGGTTATACATATAGAAAACTTTTTTGGGTTACTGGATTTTTAGCATTCTTTATTTCTCCAATTGTAGATAACCTAACAACTGCTTTAATTTTGTCAACTGTTTTAATTACTATTGACAAATCTAATAAAGAGTTTTTGGTGCCAAGTGCTATTAATATTGTCGTTGCAGCAAATGCAGGTGGTGCATGGTCACCTTTTGGGGATATTACGACATTGATGGCTTGGACAGCAGGTAAAGGTAATTTTATAGATTTCATTTTCCTTTTTCCTTCTTCAATTTTAGGATATTTAATAACAGCCTTTTTATTATCAAGATTCGTTCCAAATGAAAAACCTAACGTTAATAAAGATGAAAAAGAACCAAAAATGAAAGAAGGAGCTTGGATGATTATAGCTCTAGGTATTATAACTATTATTTGTGCAGTACTTTCTCACCAAGTACTAGATTTCCCTGCAATGTGGGGTATGATGTTTGGATTAGTTTTATTAAAAATTTATTCATTTAGACTTACTAAAATATTTGGTGAAGGACACTTTAATGTTTTTGCTTCAATGGCAAAAATTGAGAATAATACACTTCTATTCTTCTTTGGTATTTTAGCTGCCGTTGGGGCCTTATATTTTGTGGGTTGGTTAACACTTGCTTCAGTTGTATATGAACCTCAATACCTTGGTAGTACTTATGCAAATATTGGTGTTGGTTTTTTATCAGCTATTGTTGATAATGTTCCAGTAATGAGTGCCATTTTAAAAGCAAACCCTGATATGGATTTATCAAATTGGATGTTAGTTTGTTTAACTGCTGGTATTGGTGGTAGTTTAATCTCTTTTGGTAGTGCTGCTGGTGTTGGTGTTATGGGTAAGTTAAAAGGTATTTATACTTTTAGTTCGCATATGAAATATGCTTGGACAATTTTAATAGGATATTTTGTTTCAATTGGAATTTGGTATGTTCAATTTGAAATTTTAGGATTTAATTAA